From the genome of Halobacterium sp. R2-5:
TCGCGTCTCTGATGGACGCCCGTTCGAGGTCGTCGCCGTCCTCGGGGTCGCCGTTGATGGCCTGGTAGCCGTCGTCGGAGAGCCGCATCGCCTCGTCGTCGTCGGACTCCACGAGCACGTAGTCGACGTCGAGGGTTTCCAGTTCGTCGAGCAGCACCTCGGTGTCGTGGCGGTACTCCGCGACGACGACGTGGTCGCGCTTGGGCGTGAGCCTGTCGTCGAGGTTCATCGGCGTGCGCTCGAACAGCGGGATGACGAGCACGCGCAGCGTCACGAACCCGATGACGACGCCGGACACCTGGATGGTCGCGACGAGGGCGTTCATCCACGGCGTCTCCCACGGCGAGTCCGCGCCGAACCCCGTCGTCGTCAGCGTCTCGATGACCGTGTTGAACGCCTGGAGCGCCGTCCGCGGCCGTCCCTCGAGGTTCGCCATCCCCCAGTAGTAGACGGCCGTGAACGTGAGCACGACGGACACGAGACTGACGGCGTACACCACCACCAGCCGCTGGCGCTGCGTCAGGTCGTCGGGGTCCAGAGAGATGTCGCGGAGTTCCCGCATTCGGATGTCCGTGGCTACCGCCCCCTCCGTCAAAACGTTTCGCGACGGCTACGCCCGGTAGTCGGCGGTGAGGTCGGCGGCCATCACGAAGTCCGGCTCCTCGCCGATCTCCGTGCGCGTGACCGCGACGTCGCTGACCGCCGCGACGTCCTCGGGAATCAACACGCGCGTGCGCTCGGCGCCGACGCTCGCGGCGTCCGCGGCAATCGCGTCGAGCAGCGACTCGCAGGCCGGCTGGTCGGCCCACGCGCCGACGCCGTACTCCGCCACCGTCTGCTCGGCGTCGTCGTCGTCCTCGCGCTCGAACGTGCGCGAGCGGAACGCGAACCCCCGCGTGCCCGTCGTCTCGTCCTGCACGACGACGAGGCCGCCGCGGTCGGCGGCCGCGGCGAGGCGGTCCCGCGTGAGCTCGGCGAGCGCCCACGACTCGTCGGGGTGGAGCGCGAGTCCCCGGAGGTGGTCGCGAGCGGCGCTGTCCTGCCAGAAGCGCCACGCCGCGTTCGCGTCGCCCGTGATCTCGTGGTTCGCGCTCGCATCGCTGTCCGGCGCGGGGTTGACCCAGCGGAACTCCGTCGCGGGCGCGAACCCGGTCGCACGAGAGTGCCCGAGCCCCATCACGTTCCACGAGAACACCATGTTGCGCGCGACCGTCGCGCCCCGCTCGCGCGCCCAGTCGAAGCCCTCGTGGACGAGCTTCGAGCCGACGCCCTGCCCGCGGTAGTCGGGGTTCGTGCGCATCCCCTGCGCCCACGCCTCGTGCTCGGACAGCAGCACGAACTGCGCGACCGCGGCGACGTCGTCGCCGGTGTCCGCGACGAGCGTGCGCTGGCGCGGCCCGTCGCTGTCCACCCAGTCCTCGAAGACCTGCGGGATGTAGTCGCCGTCCTCGCGGCGGTCGGCCCACGTGTCGCTGGCGAACGCCACCACGTCGTCGTAGTCTGCGAGCTCCGCGGGGCGAATCTCGACGCCCCCGCTCATTCCCAGGGGACGGAGCGCTCGGTGATTTCGCCCGCGAGCGGCGTGCGCATCGTCTCCGCGGCGTTCTCCGTGTTCGCGAGCGCCCACATCAGCTTCACCTTCGCGGTGCCGGGGAGCATGTCCTCGCCCTCGACGACGCCCGCGTCGAGGAGGTCGCGGCCCGTGTCGTAGACGCGGTCGCAGACCCTGCCTTCGAGGCACTGACTGGTCATCACGACCGTCGTGCCGTCCTCGACCAGTTCCTCGATGGTGTCGATGAACTCCGTGTGGACGTGCCCGAGGCCCGTTCCCTCGATGACGACGCCGGATTTGCCCTCGCAGGCCTCGAAAAACGCGGGGTCCATCCCGGGCGTGAACTTCACGAGTTCGACGTCCGAGTCGAGGTCCGCGTCGATGTCGAGGTCCGTCTCGCCGCGCTCGTCGTACTCCCCGGTGAACTCGACGCCACGGGAGTCAGCGGTCGCGTCCTCGCTGGCCTCGTCGTAGTCGACGTAGCCGAGCGGCTCCGCGCCGACGGTCTCGAAGGCGTCGCGGCGGCTCGTGTGGTTCTTCCGGACGCGCGTGCCGCGGTGGAGCGCACACTTGTCGTCGCTCTCGGAGGCGTGCATGCAGACCATCACCTCGGCGGTGTCGGCCTTCGCGGCCTCCACCGAGCAGACCGCGTTCATCACGTTGTCCGAGGACGGCCGGTCCGCGGAGCGCTGGCTGCCCGTGAAGACGATGGGTACGGGCGTGTCGAGGACGAACGAGAGCACGCTCGCGGAGTACTGCATCGTGTCCGTGCCGTGCATCACGACGACGCCGTCCGCGCCGTTCTCGATCTCCTCGTGGACGGCCTCCGCGAGCTCCCGCCAGATCGGCGGCTCCATGTTCTCCGAGAGGATGTTCGCGACGACGCGCCCGCGGTAGTTCGCGCGGCCCGCGAGGTCCGGCACCGCCCGCAGCACGTCCTCGGCGTCGAACTGCGCGGTGACGGCGCCGGTCCGGTAGTCCACGGTCGAGGCGATCGTCCCACCAGTAGAGATGAGTGCGATGGTCGGCAGGTCGTCGTCGAACTCCACCTCGGAGGCGGCCTCCTCCTCGGGCTCGCTCTCGACGTCGTAGACGTCCCGCTCCAGCACTTCCACGTCGGCCGCGTCGCGGTCGACGCCGACGTTGTACCCGGAGTCGAGTTTCACGACGAGGTGGTCCGGCTCGGCCGACGGCAGCAGCACGCCCTCGTGGGTCGTGCCGTCCCGCCGGACGCGCACGCGGTCCCCTGTGTTCATGTCGAGAGGATTCCGGACGCGCCGACGAAAAGGTTGCTACTCGGCTTACTCGGCGATGCGCCACTCGCCGTCCGTCCGCGTGACGACGTCCTGCTCGCGCAGCGTCTCGAGGACGCCCTCGACGAGCGGTTCGGGGGCGTCGAGGGTCGCGGCGACCGCGCTCGCGGAGCGCTCGCCGGCCGCCAGCGCCGCGAGCACGTCCGCGTACAGCCGCTCGTTGCCGTCGCCGACGGCGTCCCCGAGCTGGCCCTGGACGTCAGCGAGCCGGCCCTGCACCCAGCGCTGGGCGAGCGAGAGCTCGCGTTCGAGGTCCTTGAGCTCCTCGAGCTTCCCCGCGAGGTCCGCGACGTCGTCGTTGCGGTCCTGCTGGATGCGGATCGAGACGTGCTGGCAGCGCGTCAAGTCGAGGTCCGCGCTCGCGGGGTACGCGGACTTCGCGCCGAAGTCGAACGGCGACAGCCGGACCTCCAGGCGGAGGTTCTCGGCGATGTGGAAGTACTTCCGGCGCTGGTCGTCGACTTCGGACTCGACGAGCCCGGCGTCCTCCAGCCGCCGGAGGTGGTCGATGACGGCCTTCGGGCTGACACCGAGGTACTCCGATATCTCCGTGACGTAACAGGGTTTCCGCGCGAGCAGTCGGAGGATGCGTCGCCGGTTCTCGTTCCCGAGTATGTCGAGCAGTGCCCCCGAATCCATCTTCACCCGGAGTTAGCGGCGAACGCGGATAAGGGTGTCTGCTCTCGGTGAAACTGCGCGACGACTCGGGGGTCCGCCGGAGCGCTTAAGTCCTTCCATGCCAGAGTTTGACACACATGTTCGAGGCATTCTCGAGCGGCTACTACCTCGGACGGCTGTACGTCGAACCGACCGGCGGCGACCGCGCCGTCATCAACAGCCGTCACCACGAGCGGGTCAACGAGCAGCTGTACGCCAGCGACGAGGGAATCTCCCGGACAGACCTCCCGCTCGTGATGAAGCTCGGCGCGGCCCACCTCCCGGTCCACGGCGGGGACGACGTGCCCGAGCGCACGCTCGCCGTCCCCGAGTCCGTCATCGAGAACGCCGACGTCGAGAACCCGCCGTCGCTCGAAGAAGTGCTGCTCGCGAAGCGGGAGCACGCCGCCCGCCTCTTCGACATGGGCGCCGTCTGACCGCCCCGGTGGGAAACGCCTAAGCGCCCGGGCCGCCGCCATTCGCTCATGCTGGACGACCTCCTCGGGCGCACCGACCTCAAGGAGCGCATCGAGGACCTCGAGGACGAGAACGAGTCCCTGCGGAACCGCCTCGACGCCGAGAGCGAGCGCCGCAGTGAGGCCGTCCGCGACAGGCAGGAAGCCGAGGAGCGCGTCAACGAGCTCGAAGACCGAATCACGGAGCTGGAGGACCGCGTGCGCCGACAGGGCAGCGGCGACGGCGAGCCGGAGTTCCGGGGGCGCCGGGACCTCCGCGGCGAGCGCCGCGAGCGCGTCGTCGCGCTCCTGGACAGCGTCGAGAGCACCGAGGAGGGCGTGCTCACGGCGTACGTGCCCGACGACCCGCCCGAGTCCGTCCGCGAAGCGTTCGGCGACCGCGCGCCACTCGTCGAGCGCGCCGCGCCCTGCCTCGTCGTCCGCGACCCCGAAGGTCTGCTCTCGGCCGCGCTGCGCCCGCCGAACCCGCCGGAAGCGTTCGCGGCGTGGGACTCGACCGTCCAGATGGAGCGCGAGTGGCTCGCGCCCACGGGCCAATACGCGCTCGCAGTCGTGCGCGCGGACCTGTTCGCGCTGGGCGTGTACGATGCCGATTCTGGCGACGGCCCGCAGCCCGAGCGCGTCCACTTCGAGGGGTTCACCAGCGACGTGAAGGGCAAGCACTCGAAGGGCGGCTTCTCGCAGGACCGCTTCGAGCGGCGGCGCGAGAGCCAGATTCGCGAACACCTGGAGAAGTGCCAGCGCGCGCTCGACGGCGTGGACGCCGAGCGCGTGTTCGTCGTCGGCGAGGGGACGCTGCTCGACGAGTTCGACGCCGACGCGACGGCCGCCGTGGACGCGACGGGGAAGCCCGAGGCAGCGCTCGACGACGCGCACGACGCGTTCTGGACGGTGCCGCTGTCCCTGTTGTGACTGCTCGCTCGCGCGGTTGCCTCCGGCTTCACGCTTAAGGCGGCGGGGGGCCTCCGTCGTCGTATGAACGTCGCACTCCTCGCACACGAGCAGTTCCCCGACCGCGCGAAGACCGCGGTGGGCGTCCTCCGGTACGCCGACTACGACGTGGTCGCGGTCCTCGACAGGGACAACGACGGCAGCCGCGTCGCCGACCACGTGCCGGACGTGCAGGACGCGCCCGTGGTCGCGTCGATGAGCGACGTCGACGAGGACGTGGACGCGCTCGTCATCGGCATCGCGCCCATCGGCGGCGGGTTCGAGGAGTCGTGGCGGCCGGACGTGCGGAACGCGCTCGAGCGCGGCTGCGACGTCTACTCGGGCCTGCACTACTTCCTCGAAGACGACGAGGAGTTCGCGGCCCTCGCCGCCGAACACGGCGCCGAACTCTGGGACGTGCGGAAGCCGCCCGCGGACCTCGGCGTCGCGGACGGCGTCGCGGACAGCGTGGACGCCACGGTCGTCACGACGGTGGGGACGGACTGCTCGGTCGGGAAGATGACCGCTACGCGGGAACTGTACGAGACCGCCCGCGAGCAGGGGATGGACGCGGCGTTCGTCGCGACCGGGCAGACCGGCATCCTCATCGAGGGCGAGGGCATCCCAGTCGACCGCGTCGTCTCGGACTTCGCCGCGGGCGCGGTCGAGCAGATGGTCCTCGAAGCGGGCGCGGACCACGACTACGTCTTCGTGGAGGGACAGGCGAGCATCGTCCACCCCGCGTACTCGGGGGTCACCGCGAGCATCGTCCACGGATCGATGCCCGACCACCTCGTGCTCTGCCACGAGGTCGGCCGCGACTCCGTCCACGGCTACGACCAGGAACTCCCGCCAGTCGGCGAGTTCGTGGACCGCTTCGAGGCGTTCGCCGAACCCGTCGCCGACGCGGACGTGGTCGGCGGCATGCTGAACACGCGCAGCGTCGACAGCGACGACGAGGCCCGCGAGGCAATTGCGGACTTCGCGGACGCCATCGACGCGCCCGCCGACGACCCCGTGCGCTTCGACCCCGGGTCGGTGATCGAGGTGATTCGATGAAGGCGTCCTTCGAGCGCCGCGAGTTCCCGCTCGAACACCCCTTCACCATCTCGCGGGGCACGCAGCAGACCGCGGGGAACGTCGTCGTGCGCGTCGAGGACGACGACGGCAACGTCGGCGTCGGCGGCGCCGCACCGTCCCCGCACTACGGGGAGACGGCCGCGACCGTCGAGGCGGTGCTCCCGGACCTGCTCGCGGTCGTCGAGCGCGCCGACGACCCGCACGCGCTCGCGCGCATCGAGACCGGGATGCGGGAGGTCGTCTCGGACAACCCCGCGGCGCGGGCCGCGGTCAGCATCGCGTGTCACGACCTCGCCGCGAAGCGCGCGGACCTGCCGCTGTACCGCTACTGGGGGCTGGACGCCGCGAACAGCCTCGACACCTCCTACACCATCGGCATCGACGACGAGGAGACGATGCGCGAGAAGACCGCCGAGGCCGTCGACGCGGGCTACGGCACGCTGAAGGTGAAACTCGGCACGAGCCGGGACGAACAGCTCCTGTCGGCGGTCCGGGAGGCCGCGCCCGACGCCACCATCCGCGTGGACGCCAACGAGGCGTGGACGCCGAAGGAGGCCGTCCGGAACATCGAGTGGCTCGCCGACTACGGCGTCGAGTTCGTCGAGCAGCCCGTCCCCGCGGAGAACCGCGAGGGCCTGAAGTACGTCTACGAGCGCTCCCCGCTCCCGATCGCGGCCGACGAGTCCTGTGTCGTCGCCAGCGACATTCCGGACATCGCGGACCGTTGTGACATCGCGAACCTGAAGCTGATGAAGACCGGCGGCCTCCGCGAGGCCAAGCGACTGGTTCACGCCGCCCGCGCGCACGGCCTCGAAGTCATGTGCGGGTGCATGATCGAGTCGAACGCCAGCATCGCGGCGGCCTGCCACCTCGCGCCGCTGCTGGACTACGCCGACCTCGACGGCTCGCTGCTGCTCGCCGCGGACGACTTCGAGGGCGTTCCGATGCCCGCCGGCCGCGTCGACCTGCAGGCCGTCGACCGGCCCGGCACGGGCGTCCGCGAGGCCTGACTCCGCGCTTCGATCTTCGGGGCGTGCGGCACGCGGCCGCACCGTCTCAACAGGCTTATGGGTGCCTCCGGGCGAAGGAAAACCCACATGAGCAGCGTTACTGTGACGCTCCCGGACGGCGCCACGCTGGACGTCGACGCCGGGGCGACGGTCGAGGACGTAGCGTACGAAATCGGGCCCGGCCTCGGCCGTGACACAGTCGCCGGGAAGCTCGACGGCGAACTCGTCGCGAAGGAGGAACCCATCACGGAGGACCGCGAGATCGAGATCGTCACCGAGGGTTCCGACGACTACCTCGACGTCCTCCGGCACACGGCCGCGCACGTGCTCGCGCAGGCCCTCGTCCGCCACCACCCCGACGCGAAACTCACCATCGGCCCGTACACCGACGAGGGGTTCTACTACGACATCGCGGACGTCGAGCTCGACGCCGACGACCTCGAGGAGATTCAGGCAGAAGCCGAGGACATCATCGAGGCGGACTACGACGTCGAGCGCCTCGAGTACGACCGCGAGGAAGCCGTCGAGAAGTACGAGGACAATCCGTTCAAGCGCGAGATTCTCGACACCGAGGCGGCCGGCGAGGACCCCGTGAGCTTCTACAAGCAGGACGGCTTCGAGGACCTCTGCCAGGGCCCGCACGTCGACTCCACGGGCGAAATCGGCGGCTTCGAGGTCCTCGAAACCTCGGCGGCGTACTGGCGCGGCGACGAGGACCGCGAGACCTTGACTCGGGTGTACGGCACGGCGTTCCCGACCGAGGACGGCCTGGAGGAGTACCTCCAGCGCCGCGAGGAGGCCAAAGAACGGGACCATCGGAAGCTCGGCTCCGAGATGGACCTGTTCTCCATCCCAGACGTCACGGGCCCCGGCCTCCCGCTGTACCACCCGAACGGGAAGACCGTGCTGCGGGAGCTCTCGGACTACGTCCACGGGCTCAACCGCGACATGGGCTACGACGAGGTCGAGACCCCGCACCTGTTCCGCACGGAGCTCTGGAAGCAGTCCGGGCACTACGACAACTACGTCGACGACATGTTCCTCATGGACGTCGACGACGAGGAGTACGGCCTGAAGCCGATGAACTGCCCGGGCCACGCCACCATCTTCGACCAGTCCTCGTGGAGCTACCGCGACCTCCCCGTTCGGTACTTCGAGGACGGCAAAGTGTACCGCCGCGAGCAGCGCGGCGAGCTCTCCGGGCTCTCGCGGGTGTGGGCGTTCACCATCGACGACGGCCACGTGTTCGCGCGCGCCGACCAGATCGAGGAGGAGGTCCGGCGCATCATGGACCTCATCTTCGAGGTGCTGGACACGTTCGACCTCGACTACGAGGTCGCGCTCGCCACGCGCCCCGAGAAGTCCGTCGGCAGCGACGAAATCTGGGAGCAGTCCGAGAGCCAGCTCCGCGACGTCCTCGACGAGCAGAACGTCGACTACGACCTCGAACCCGGCGACGGCGCGTTCTACGGGCCGAAGATCGACTTCGCGTTCGAGGACGCGCTCGGCCGCACGTGGGACGGCCCGACCGTCCAGCTCGACTTCAACATGCCGGACCGCTTCGACCTCGAATACACGGGCTCGGACAACGACGCCCACCAGCCGGTGATGATTCACCGCGCGCTCTACGGGAGCTACGAGCGCTTCTTCATGGTGCTCATCGAGCACTACAACGGGAAGTTCCCGACGTGGCTCGCGCCCGAGCAGGTCCGCATCCTCCCCGTGACCGACGACAACCTCGGGTACGCCCACCGCGTGAAGAACGAACTGGAGGGCTACCGCGTCGAGGTCGAGGACCGCGACTGGACCGTCGGCCGGAAGATCCAGCAGGCCCACGACGACAACGTCCCCTACATGCTCGTCCTCGGCGACGACGAGGAGGAAGCCGGCACGGTCTCCGTGCGCGACCGCCAGGAGCGCGAGCGCAACGACGTCGACGTCGACACGTTCGTCGACCACCTCGACAGCGAGGTCGCGGAGAAGCGCACCGAACCGGACTTCGTCGGGTAAACAGCCGACTGCGGGCGCGAGCCCGCCGGTACTCGGCTACGCGCGCTCTTCTTCGCGGATGGCGTCGAGCTCTTCGTCGACGCCATCCTCGTCGCCCTCGCCGACCGCCGGCTCGCCGCTCTTGTCGGCTCGCCCGACTGGGTCCTCGCCGGCGGGCTCGCGGTCGATCTCCGCCACGGCGTTATCGAGGTCGTGGCCGCCGTCCTCGACTTCGACGTCCACTGGCTCCTCGCGCTCGCCGTCGCCGTCGACGTCCGCGCGGATGGCGTCCAGCTCCGCCTCCACGTCGTCGCGCTCGCCGTCGAGCTCGCGGTCGATGCGGTCGCGGTCGTCGCCCAGCGGCCCGTCGAGGCTGCCGCGCTCGCTGAGCTCGTCCATCGCCGCCGCGCGCGCCTCCATCTCCTCGGTCTGGTCGCGGGCGCGCTCGATGGCGCGCGCCACGTCGCCGTTCCCGTCGTCGATGCCCGTGACTGCCTCCGAGACGCGCGTTCGGGCCTCCGCGGCCTCGTGGCGGGCCTTCATCGTCTCCTTCTTCGTGCGGAACTCCTCGACTTTCGCTTCGAGGTCGTCCTTCTGTCCTTCGAGGTCCCGCTGGGTCTGTTCGAGGCTCGCGATCTGGTCGTCGATTTCGGCGACCTGGTCGCGCTTGCGCTGTTTCTTCTCGAGGGCGCGCCGCGCGAGGTCGTCCCGACCCTGCCGGACGGCCTCCCACGCCTGGTCGTCGTGCTTCTCGACGTTCTGCGCGAGGCGCTCGCGCTGGACCTCGAGGCGTTTCTTCTGGGCGGTGAGGTCGGCCAGCCCCTGCTCGACGTCCCGGAGTTCGTCGCGGAGCCGCTGGTAGGAGTAGTCCAGGGTCTCCGTCGGGTCCTCGGCGGAACTGACGAGGGCGTTCAGTTTCGACCGGACCGCGTACGAGAGTCGTGATACGATACCCATACACACGGATTGGGGCTCGGGACGTAAAACGTTCACCGCGTGCCCGACCGGAGGGAGGGCACGTTGACGCGAACGGTGAGCGAAGCGAGCCGTGAGCCGCGTGCTCGAACGTAGTGAGAGCACGGAACGAGCGAGCGGGGAACGGAGTGCCCCGCGCGAAAGACCACAACCACAGCCTACACGACACCCGACGCCGAACCCTCGTCCATGCAACAGGAGACCGTGCTCGTGCCCGGCGGCCGGGACGTGGAAGCGACTCTCGACTCGCCCGACGGGGGCGCCACGGCGTGCGTCGTGATGTGCCCGCCACACCCCCAGCACCGCGGCCACCGCGGGGACGACCGCCTCGTCGCCGTCGCCGAGTACCTCGTCGAGCGGGGGGTGGCGGCGCTGCGCTTCGACTACGGCGACTGGGACGAGGGGCTCGGCGAGCGCGAGGACGCCCGGAACGCGGTGCGGTGGGCGAGCGAGCGCTACGACGACGTGGGCCTGTTCGGGTTCAGCTTCGGCGGGAGTATCGCCGCGCTCGCGGCCGCGAGCGTCGACGCCGACCTCTGTGCGGTGTCGCTGCTCGCGCCCGCCGCGGAGCTCGAAGCCGGGCTGGACGCCGCGGCCGCGCTCGAAGAGATAGCGGCGCCGCTGCAGGTGGTGTACGCGACGCGGGACACGACCGCGGACTGGGAGCCGGTGGTCGAGGCCGCGCGGGGACTGGACTGCGACGTCGTGGAACTGGAAGCAGACCACTTCTTCGTCGGGCGCACCGACAGCGTCGCCGAGGCCGCCGGGCCGTTCCTCGCGCAGTCCTGCTAGGGCGGAACAAAAACGGTGGCAAGCGCGGGGCCGCTCTCGGCCCCTGACGGCCCGGGACGTGGCAGCGAGTGGCGGGCCGCGGGCGTCCCGAAACCGTTTTTGCTGCGCCCGCCGGACGGTCAGTATGCCGACGGAGACCGGATACGACCCATCACTGGGCAGCAAGTTCGTGTTCGTCACCGGCGGGGTGATGTCGGGGCTGGGGAAGGGCATCACCGCCGCCAGCCTGGGCCGCCTTCTCTCGAACGCCGGCTTCGACGTCACGGCCGTCAAAATCGACCCGTACCTGAACGTGGACGCGGGCACCATGAACCCCTACCAGCACGGCGAGGTGTACGTGCTGAAAGACGGCGGGGAGGTCGACCTCGACCTCGGGAACTACGAGCGGTTCCTCGACGTCGACATGACCTCCGACCACAACGTCACCACGGGCAAGGTCTACCAGGAAGTCATCGAGCGCGAGCGCGCCGGCGACTACCTCGGGAAGACCGTCCAGATCATCCCGCACGTCACCGACGACATCAAGCGCCGCGTGCGGGAGGCCGCCGACGGCTCCGACGTCTGCATCGTCGAGGTCGGCGGCACCGTGGGCGACATCGAGGGGATGCCGTACCTCGAAGCCCTCCGGCAGTTCCGCCACGAGGAGGACGACGAGGACATCCTGTTCGCGCACGTCACGCTCGTCCCGTACTCGAAGACCGGCGAGCAGAAGACCAAGCCCACCCAGCACTCCGTGAAGGAACTCCGGTCCATCGGTCTCCAGCCGGACGTCCTCGTGGGGCGCTGCGAGGACGAACTCGACCCGGACGTCAAGGAGAAGATCGCGCTGTTCTGCGACGTCCCCACGGACGCCGTCTTCTCGAACCCGGACGTCGAGGACGTCTACCGCGTCCCGCTCGTGGTCGAGGAGGAGGGCCTCGACGACTTCGTGATGGACCGTTTCGACATCGCCGAGGACGCCCTCCCCGAGTCCGAGCGTTCGACCGAGTGGCGGGACCTCGTCACCCGCGAGCGCAGCGGCGAAGTCGACATCGCGCTCGTCGGGAAGTACGCCCTCGAAGACGCGTACATGAGCATCCACGAGGCGCTCAAGCACGCCGGCCTCGAGCGCGGCGTGGACGTGAACGTTCTCTGGGTGGACTCGGAGAAGATGAACGACGACCACCGCGAGCGCCTCCGGCAG
Proteins encoded in this window:
- a CDS encoding CTP synthase — encoded protein: MPTETGYDPSLGSKFVFVTGGVMSGLGKGITAASLGRLLSNAGFDVTAVKIDPYLNVDAGTMNPYQHGEVYVLKDGGEVDLDLGNYERFLDVDMTSDHNVTTGKVYQEVIERERAGDYLGKTVQIIPHVTDDIKRRVREAADGSDVCIVEVGGTVGDIEGMPYLEALRQFRHEEDDEDILFAHVTLVPYSKTGEQKTKPTQHSVKELRSIGLQPDVLVGRCEDELDPDVKEKIALFCDVPTDAVFSNPDVEDVYRVPLVVEEEGLDDFVMDRFDIAEDALPESERSTEWRDLVTRERSGEVDIALVGKYALEDAYMSIHEALKHAGLERGVDVNVLWVDSEKMNDDHRERLRQADGVVVPGGFGSRGTEGKIRAIQYAREHDVPFLGLCLGFQLAVVEYARNVLGWEGAHSAEIDEDTPYPVIDLLPEQYDLEDLGGTMRLGAHETQIQPGTLAHDVYGDTSCTERHRHRYEVNPEYIDVLTENGLTFSGEAGNRMEILEYDDHPFFFGTQFHPEFRSRPTRASPPFVGLLDAVLEATDTKAEVVN